The genomic stretch ATTTGAAGGTAAGGAAATAAATAGACCAAAACATTGGGGCGGATATTTGGTAAAACCAATCTCTATAGAATTTTGGCAAGGTAGACCAAATAGGCTTCACGATAGAATAAGATATAGTCTAGAAAAAGATTTTTCTTGGAAAATTGAACGATTAGCTCCATAAATTTTTATATTTACCATAACCAACTAAAATTTAAATGAAAACACTTTATATAGTAAGACACGCAAAATCTTCTTGGGAATACTCTGGTATTGAAGATATTGATAGGCCCTTAAAAAAGCGTGGTATTAAAGACGCTCATTTAATGTCTAAATTTTTAACGAAAAAAATTGAAAAACCTGATGCTTTTATTACAAGTAGTGCTAACAGAGCATTACACACTGCTGTAATTTTTTGCGAAAACTTTGGTTTTCCGCATGCAAATCTTCAAATAAAAAGACAACTTTACAGTTTTAGCGATGGTTATTTAGTAAAAACTGTTAACGCACTAGACGATGGTTTTAATTCTGCAATTATATTTAGCCACGATCATGGTATAAATACTTTTGTTAATGAATTTGGAAATAGACCTATTGCACATGTAACAACATGTGGTGTTATAGGTATTCAATTTGAAGAAAAACACTGGAAAAATATTAGAAGAGGTAAAACAATTTTAGTAGAATTTCCTAAAAATCTTAAATAAAGTACTTTGTTAGAAATAAAAAAATTCGCAGCTATAGATATTGGTTCCAACGCAATTAGATTATTAATTTCGAACGTAATAATTTCTGATGACAAAGAACCTCAGTTTAAAAAATCATCTCTGGTACGTGTTCCAATTCGATTGGGTGCAGATGTATTTGTTAATGAAGGCATTATTAGTGATGCAAATATTAGCAGAATGATTAATGCTATGGAGGCTTTTAAATTACTGATGAATATTCATGGTGTAGAAAAGTACAAAGCTTGTGCTACTTCTGCAATGAGAGAAGCTTCTAACGGTGAAGTTGTAGTGAAAGAAATTTTTAACAAAACCGGAGTAAAAATTGACATTATTGGCGGTAAAGAAGAAGCCGCAATTATTTCTTCTACAGATTTAAATGAGTTAATCGAAGGAGATAATTCTTATTTATATGTAGATGTTGGTGGTGGAAGTACCGAATTTACAGTTTTTTCTAAAGGAAAAATTATAAATTCTAAATCTTTTAAAATGGGTACAGTTCGTTTATTAAATAATAAAAAATCTGTAAACAAAGAAATGTTTGCCAACGTAGAAAAATGGATTAAGAAAAACACAAAAGATTTAAAAAGAATTTCTTTAATAGGTTCTGGAGGAAACATCAACAAACTATTTAAAATGTCTGGTAGAACAGAAGGAAAACCAATTTCTTTTATCTACTTAAATGCTCAGTATCAGTTCTTAAAAAACATGAGTTATGATGAAAGAATTTCTGAGCTTAGTTTAAATCCAGATAGAGCTGATGTTATTATACCTGCAACAAAAATTTATTTATCGGCCATGAAATGGAGTGGTGCAAGAAAAATTTATGTACCAAAAATAGGTCTATCAGACGGAATAATTAAGAGCCTACACAACAACACCTTAACCTAAAAAAAACATTAACTTTTCTTTAACTTTTCTTTAACAATTGTTAATATTTTGTATCTTTATTGTGACTTTTATAGAAATAACGAGTCTTAACTAAAGAACATTAATATTAAAACAATTACAATGAAAAAGTATTACTTAGTGGTTTTTTCTTAATGATTGGAGCTGTAGCTTTCGGTCAAGATTTACCAACAAACCCAGAACCAGGAAAATGTTATGTACGTTGTAAAACTCCAGAAGTTTGGAAAAACGAAGATGTAACAATTGAGGTAGCACCTGCTTACAAAAAGATAGTTACTTATCCTGCAACATACAAAACTGTTACAGAAAGAGTTTTAATTAAAGAAGCAGATCAACGTTTAGTTGTTGTACCAAGTGTTTGGGAAACTAAAACAGTAACTTATACAGGTAAAGAAGATGCAAACAGCTTAAGAGTTGTAAAAGCTACTTTTAGTCCAGATTCTCAAGTAATTGAAACTAAAGCGGCTTCTGCTGTTTGGGAAATGAGCGAAAAAGCACCAGATTGTGAATCTAGTGACCCTAACGATTGTAGATACTGGTGTTATAAGCCAATTCCTGCAAAGTTTGTTACTGTATCTCAAACTGTATTAAAATCAGATGCTTCTACAACTAAAACTGTTGTACCTGGTTACGAAAAAACGTATACTAAAAAAGTAATGGTTTCTGGTCCTACAACTAAAACTATCGATGTACCTGCTGTTTATGGTTCTATCAAGAAAATTGTTTTAGTAAAAGACGCTTACCAAGAAGAAGTAACTGTTGCTGCTAAATATAAAACTGTAACTAAAGAAGTTTTAGTTAACAAAGGTGGTTTAACTACTTGGAAAGAAGTTGAATGTGAATTAGTAAACAACACTCCATTACCAATTAACTGGAATTTAGGAAGTGCTACTTTAACTAGTGCAGCTAAAAGAATTATCGACGCAAGATTATTACCTATCTTAAAAGACGGTGTAGCTGTTGCAATTGAGTCTCATACAGATTCTAGAGGAACTAAAGCTAACAACCAAAACTTATCTGAAAGAAGAGCACAAGCAGTTACAAACTACTTAATCTCTAAAGGTGTTAATCCTAGCCAATTAACTGGTAACGGTCTTGGTGAATCTAAATTAACTAACAGATGTGCTGATGGAGTTTCTTGTACAGAAGCAGAACACAGAGCAAACAGAAGAACAACTTTTAGAGTTGTAAATCAAAAATAATTAATAGTATTAGTACTATATTAAAACCGAAGCAATATGCTTCGGTTTTTTTGTTTTTATACGTTTTTTAATTACTTATTTTATGGACAACAGAAAACTCTAAACGGATTAACAATATTAACATCAATATTTCTAGTCCAAAATAAAGCAAACCTAACTTCGTAATTGAATTGTAATTATAAAGAATTATTGCAATTGATAAGAAGCAATAAAATAAATTTAAAAATGCTATTATCTTCAAACAAAAAAGAACTTTAATAGGGTTTCTAAAATAAAAGTAAACGTTATAAACTATTAAAATTATTGGAAAAACAGCTAAAAAATATAAAGTAGATTTAGATAAACCTATAAAAGGTTGAAACTTTACCAATACAAAACCTATAAAGAATGCGGAAACTAAAGCGCCTAAACCATCAATGATAAAAAGAGTCCTTGGTTTACTATTTAAATTCTTTAAAAAGGAAATCATTATAAATTCAAAATCGCAAAATTCATAAGAAATTACTTAAGATACGTTAGTAGTTCTCTATCACAGAATTGATAAAAGGATAATAATATTCGGTAAGAATTAAACCCTTTTTATAACCAATCATTCTACCTCTGTGATTTACAAAAACCAACGTAGGATATGATTTAACGTGATATTTACGAATTAAATCATATGTCTCTTTTAATCTTTTTGCTTCCACCAAATCTTTATTCCTAGGATTATCAGCTTCATATAATATCAGCTCTTTGTCAGCTATATTTTTAAATTTTTCTGAATGAAATAATTTTTTATCTAAAACCTTACATGGTCCACACCAATCTGAACCTGTGAAATAAATTAAGACAGGTTTTTTTTCTTTTTTAGATTTATTTAAAGCCTCTTTATAAGAAGACTCCCAATTTGCAGTTGGCAATGGTTGTTCTATTTTACTTTCCACAACATCTTCTAGAGGTAAATCGTCTATATCTTCTTGAGCAAATAAAATCGTTGTAAATAATATTACAAACGGTGATAAAAATATTTTTTTCATTCTAAGGTTTTAATTTAAAATATCAATTATAATACCAAATTTATACTTTTTCTTTTAAATGACTGTTTATTAAGGTATCAAACTTATTTTTAGAATCATTTAAAAACAATGTTTCAATAGGTAAATAACATAAATCACTTAATTTATCATGCAATCGCACGTAATCTTTTTCGGTAGTTAAAAGAAGTTTATTACTTGGTAAGTCATCGAAATTAGTTTTAATATCATTAATTTCTTTTTCACTAAAATGATGATGATCTGCAAACTCTAAATGCTTAAAATTGACATTTAAATTTGATAAAAATTCTAAAAAAGGTTTCGGGTTTGCAATTCCGGTTATCAGTAAAACTTCATAATTTGCAATATCAGTAGTAGAAAATTCTTTGGAACCCAAAACTTTATTTCCGTAAGAAATTGTAGTAAAAAAAACTTCTTTATCAAACTTTTTAAGTTTTTTTAAAACTTTCGCTTTTGATGATTGATCTAAATCGTTTGGGCATTTTGTAACCAATATTACATCTGCTCTTTTTGCACCTGTTTTGCTTTCACGCAAATTTCCTGTAGGCAGCAAAAAATCATCTACAAACAAATCGTTAAACTTTGTAAGCAAAATATTAAAACTTCCTTTTACTTTTCTATGCTGAAAAGCATCATCTAACAGAACAACTTCTGCATTTTGTTCGTTTATCAATTTTGCAACTCCCGCTACTCTATTTGCATCAACAGCAACCGAAATAGCTTTAAACTTTTTGAAGTATTGCAACGGTTCATCACCAACATCAATCGCTTTATGAATGTCTCTTACCAACACAAAACCTTTTGTTAGTCTTTTGTAACCTCGACTTAAAACCGCTGTTTTGTATCGATTTTGCAGTAATCTAATAAGATATTCTATCTGCGGAGTTTTACCTGTACCGCCAACACTTAAATTACCAACAACAATTATTGGCGTTTTAAAACTTGTTTCTTTAAACACGCCAACATCAAAAAATAAATTTCGAATTTTTGTTACAAAATCGTACAAAATAGCAAACGGAAATAGAAAAAATCTAAGTACTTTCATTGTGGTAAAAATACATTAAAAATGTTAACTTTGATTTTAGAAAAAAACACCAAATGAAGATAAAAGAAGTAACAAATTATTTAGAAGAATTGGCTCCTTTAAATTATGCTGAAGATTTTGATAATGTTGGCTTACTTGTTGGCAATTACAATACAGAAGTAAGCGGTGTTTTAGTTACCTTAGACACTTTAGAAGAAACTGTAGACGAAGCAATAACTAAGAACTGTAATTTAATTATTAGTTTTCATCCTATAATTTTTGGTGGATTAAAAAAACTTAACGGGAATTCTTACGTAGAAAAAGTTGTTTTAAAAGCGATAAAAAATGATATCGCAATTTATGCAACTCATACAGCTTTAGACAATTCTAATAACGGAGTGTCTGCAAAAATGTGCGAAGTATTAGGATTAAAAAATCAGAAAATATTAATTCCGAAAAAAGGAATTATAAAAAAACTAACAACTTTTGTACCTGTTAAAGATGCAAAAGAATTGCAAAAACACCTTTTTGATGCCGGCGCTGGAAATATTGGTAATTATAGTGAATGTTCTTTTAGCGTAAACGGCATCGGAACTTTTATGGGCAATGAAAACTCAAATCCTGTTCTTGGAGAAAAAGGTAAAAGACATTCTGAAAACGAAACTCAAATAAGTATTCTTTTTGAAAGTAAAAATGAATATGCTGTTTTAAATACTTTAAAAAATAAGCACCCATATGAAGAAGTTGCTTATGAAATAATTACTTTAGAGAATACACATCAAAACATAGGAATGGGAATGATTGGCGAATTACCAAGCGCTATGGATGAAAAAGAATTTTTAGTATATTTAAAGGATAAAATGAAAACAGCATGTGTTAGACATTCTGAATTGATTCATAAAAAAATAAAAACAGTTGCAGTACTAGGCGGATCGGGTAGTTTTGCTATTTCTAATGCCAAAAGAGCTGGTGCAGATACTTATGTAAGTGCAGATTTTAAATATCATGAGTTTTTTAAAGCTGAAAAAAGCATTTTATTGGCAGATATTGGTCATTATGAGAGCGAACAGTTTACAAAAAACCTTTTGGTTGACTATCTTACGAAAAAATTTAGTAATTTTGCAATCGTTTTATCAGAAAAAAGTACAAATCCAATTTATTACATATAAACATGGCAAAGAAGAAAGAAATTTCAGTAGAGCAAAAATTAAGAGCATTGTATGACTTACAATTAATAGACTCTAGAATTGACGAAATTAGAAACGTAAGAGGTGAATTGCCTTTAGAAGTTGAAGATTTAGAAGATGAAGTTGCCGGATTGAATAAGCGTATTTCTAACTTAGCAGAAGATGCTTCTAATTTAGAAACAGAAATCAATAACAAGAAACAAGCTATAGAAGATTCTAAAGCATTGATGTCTAAATATGAAGAGCAGCAAAAAAATGTTAGAAATAACAGAGAGTTTGATTCTTTATCTAAAGAAATTGAGTTTCAAGATTTAGAAATTCAATTAGCAGAAAAAAGAATTAACGAGTACAAAGCTAAAATTGCTCAGAAAAATGAAGTAATCGACGCTACCAAAGAAAAGTTAGCAAAACAAGAAAAGCACTTAAGCCATAAAAAGGCAGAATTAGATGCTATCTTAAAAGAAACTGAGAAAGAAGAAAAACTTTTAGGTGAAAAATCTGAAGAGTTTTCTAAATCTTTAGATGCGCACTTATTTTCTGCATACACAAGAATTAGAAATAAAGTAAAAAATGGTTTAGCAGTTGTAGCTATCGAAAGAGGTGCTTCTGGAGGTTCTTACTTTACAATACCACCACAAGTGCAATTAGAAATTGCAAACAGAAAGAAAATTACAATTGATGAGCATAGTGGACGTATCTTAGTTGATGCTGCATTAGCAAACGAAGAGAAAGAGAAAATGGATAAATTATTTTCTTAATCATCAAATTAATATCATAAAAAAACTCGAAGCTAAGCTTCGAGTTTTTTTATTTTACAGAATACATTATACTAGTAATCTAGCTTTTTAATGTAATTTAATTTTTCTTTCCAGATAGCCAAGTCTTCTTTAAACTCTTCGATTCTATTTTTTACATTTATTACTAAAGGATTATCATCTTTCGCATTCGAAAAGAATCCTAAATTATTTTCTAGTTGCTGCATTTCTCTTACTACTTCATCAATCTTTTTTCTAACAAACAACTGTTCAGAATCTAATTTTCTAAAATCATTATTAGCCATAAAACCATCTACAACATTTGTAAATTTTAACATAGCAACTTCTTTTTTGTCTAAAGATAAACTCTCTAATAATTTATCTATTTGCTTGTTAAACTTACCTTCTAAATGTCTTACATTTCTTGGCAAAGCACCTAAATCTTTCCAAGCTTGTATGGCATCTAAAACACTTTCTTTAGTATGTTCTTTGTCTTCTTTTAAAGACTCTAAAAATTCTTTTTTAGCGTTTACTACTTCTTGTTGCTCTTCACTCACAGAATTTTTATGCTTATGAAATCTATCAAAATATGTGTTACAAGCTGTTTTAAACTTATTCCAAATATCATCAGAAAACTTTCTAGGTACATGACCTATTTTTTTCCAATCAGACTGAATTTTCTTTAAAGTATCTGTTGCCACTGCCCAATCTTCACTATCTTTTAAAGATTCTGCAACTTCGATTAAAGCTAATTTTTTCTTTAAATTATCTTGCTGTTCTTTCTTTTCTTCTTTATAGAATTGATTTTTAGAGCTATTAAACTTTTTTGTAGCTGCTTTAAACTTTTGCCAAACTTCTTCACTCTTAGCATACGGTAATTTACCAGCATTAAAATACTCTTGTCTTAACTTTTCTATATCGTTAATACTGTTTTGCCAATCTTTATGGGTTTTATTACCAGAAGTATCATAAGCATCTAACCTTTCTATTACTAATAATTTCTGATTAATAATTTCTTGGTATTTCGATTTCATATCACGAAAGTATTCATGACGCTTATCGTGAATTTTTTTTGTAGCAGCACTAAACTTTTGCCAAACCTCTTCTCTTACTTCTTTTGCAACAGGACCAATGTCTTCTTTCCATATTTTATGAAGCTCTTGCAACTCTTTAAAAGCTGTATTAACATCATTAGAATTAGCTAATTCTTCTGCCTTAGCTACTATTTTTAATTTTTCTTCTAAATTATTTTTAAAATCTAAATCTCTAAAATCATTACTTAAATGTAATAAATCATAAAAACGCTCTACATGATGATGGTATGTTTTCCAAGTATCATTGTATCTATTTTTAGAAACTGGCCCAATAGAACGCCAAGTGTCTTGCAAAGCTCTAAACTCGTTATACATAGTTTTAGAGTCGGCATTTTCGATAAGATTTTTTAAACCTTCAATAACCTCTTCTCTTTTAGCTAAGTTAGCATTCATTTGCTTTTCTAAAGCATTATAATGTGCGTCTCTTTGCTTTTTATATTCAGACAATAAGCTATTATACTCTCCTTTTACAGGACTCGAAAATTGAAAATCGATAGAATTACCGCCTTCATCTAAAAAAGCTTTCTTCTTATCTGCTAATAATGCGCCAAATTTTGCATTAAAAGCCGTTTTAATACTTTCAACTTCGTTTTTAATTTTATTTACAGGATTGTTAGATAATGTATCTTGTAACTCTTTAACAAGTTCTTCTAAAGAAAGAATCGTATAATCTTTTTCTTCTTTAACTACAGATTCTTCTGAATCTTCTGCTTTTTCTGCTACAGAATTCTCTACTTCTTCTACAGCTTTTAAAATCGCATCATCTTCTGCTGATGAAGCCTCTGTATTTTTTTGTTCTAGATTAGAAGTCTCATTAACTACTTCTACTTTCTTATCCTCGTTATCATTATTGTTATCTAACATATCTACAATGTTTAAGTTCGTTTAATAATACACTATTATTATAGTTTATAAATATAAGTACAACTTACTAGTTATACAAAATGTTCGGTTAAAATATACTATTTGTTTTCGTTCCAGATGCGCCAAGATTCTTCTGCTTGTAATTCTAGCATTTCATAACCATTTTTAATTGCCGCACCTTTCTCTTTTCCTTTCGCTAAAAAACTAGATATTTCTGGATTATAAATTAAATCGAATAACAAGTGCTTTTCAGTTAAATATTGATACGGAATATTTGGACATAAATGCGTATTTGGCGAAGTACCAAGTGGTGTACAATTAATTATTACCGTAAAATCTTTTATTATTTCTTCGGATAAATCACTATAAGAAACTTCTTTTTTTCCTGAAGGATTTCTAGAAACGAATTTAAATTTGATATCATTTTTCTTTAAAGCATAGGCAATTGCTTTTGATGCACCGCCAGTTCCTAAAATTAAAGCTTTGGTATGATGCTTTTTAAGAAAAGGCTTAATTGATTTTTCAAAACCAACAACATCTGTGTTATAACCTTTTAAATTTCCTCTTTTGGTAAATTTAATTGTATTAACTGCCCCTATTTCTTCTGCCGTTTTATCTAACTTATCTAAATATTTAATTACTTCTTCTTTATACGGAATTGTAACATTTATACCACTTACAAATTCTTCATTTTTAATAACTGCTGGCAGTTCTTTTATATCTTGAAGATCAAAATTTTTATAATTATAAGTAGACAAACCTAATTTTTTAAATTTATCAGCAAAATAACCTCTAGAAAAAGAGTAAGAAATATCTTTACCTAAAAGACCAAAAACTTTATTTTTTTGTTTTTCCATAAAAATCGATTATTAAAATTAATGCAATACCTAAAATAATATAAAATATAGCAAACCATGTTTCTGATGAAGAAAAATCTGGCATAAATCTAGTGTAGTTTTCTACGATTCTATTTCCTTTATTATCTAGTAAATACTTATTATCAACAGCTAAATAAACAGCTTTTTTAAACGGCCAAACAATACCTAAAGAGCCTGTTATAAAACCTATTATAACAGCAGTAACTATTGCATTATATCTTTTTAAAACATATCCTAAAACATGACTTATAGAAACCAATCCAAAAGCAGAACCTGCCGTAAAAACTGATATTATTTTTAAGTATCTTATTTTTTCTGGATCAGATAAAACATCAAAATTACCTATTAGTAAATTGGTGACTACAAAAAATAATTCGTTAACAGCATCTACTAAAAGTAAAACGTAATTACCCATTAAAATTAAGATGAAAGAGCCCGAAAGTCCGGGTAAAGTCATACCAGAAACACCAACAATTCCACAGAAAAAAACAAACCATAAATTGTCATTTTCTCCTGCAGGTTTTAAAAAACTTATCCCTAAACCTATACTTGCACCAATTATTAACGAAATAATATTTTTACGATTCCATTCTCCAAAGTCTTTACCTATATAATAAATAGAACCGATTATCATGCCGAAAAACCAGCTCCAAACATAAAGCTCGTAATGCTCTAAAAAATAATCTAAAACCAATGAAATACTAAAGTAGCTAAAAATACTTCCACCCATTATCAGTAATAAAAACTGACCGTTGACGTATGAATAAAAACTCGAAAACCTACCGCTAATTAATAATTTAAGCGCTGTAATGTTTACTTTTCTAAAAGACTGAATTAACTCTTCATAAAACCCAAACACAAAAGAAACTGTTCCTCCAGAAACACCAGGTACTTTATTTGCAGCACCCATTGCCAAACCTTTTAAAAAAAGATACAACTTTTGTAAGAAAGTTCTTTCAACCTGCATTATGCTTTTTTAACCGCTAATTTTTCCATTAATAAAATAAGCACAAAACCAACTATTGCTAAAACTACTGCCATTAATAATTTCGGATCTCCATCAAAAGAATTCGGAGAAATACTAACTTGTTTTAATGGCACTTCTATTCCGTGAGAATTTATACGTGTAGTTATAGTTTCTTTCCAAGGCCAAATCTTGTTTAAAGAACCAATTATAAAACCTGTTAATACCGCTAATGTGTAGTTTTTATAATTTGCAAACATCCATTTTAAAATCTTAGAAAAAGATAACAAACCTACAATTGCACCCAAACCAACTGCCGCTATTGTTTTAATATCTCTATCATTTACGGCAGATAAAATTGGTTTATAAGCACCTAATAAAACTAAAATAAACGCACCAGAAACACCTGGTAAAATCATTGCGCAAATTGCAATTGCGCCTGCCAAAAACATAAATAACAAAGAAGAACTTTCTGTAACTAACGGATTAAGCGTTGTGATAAAATATGCTACAAAAGCACCTACGATTAAAATTGTGTAGGTTATAAAATTCCATTTTGTGATTTGTTTACCAATGTAAATAATACTTGCTAAAACTAATCCGAAGAAAAAAGACCATAATAAAACTGGTTCATTTTCTAACAACCACTTTATTGTTTTGGCTAAAGAAATTATACTTATAAAAATTCCGATAAAAAGAGCCAATAAAAAAGAGCCGTTTACTTGTTTCCAGGCAGCTTTAATTCCGTCTGATTTTAAAGTTTTTAACAAGCCTAAATTAACGTTAGCAATAGAGCCTAAAAGCTCTTCATAAATTCCAGAAATAAATGCAATTGTTCCTCCAGAAACACCAGGCACAACATCTGCAGCACCCATTGCCATTCCTTTTAAAGCTATGACTAAATAGTCTTTTATACCTCTTCCCATTTTATTTTGTTATTTTTGTAAAAAACGAAGATAATAGAATTTAAAGAGAAAATAGAACCTTTATTTTATTTGTAACTTTTTATTGACATAGAAAAATGGCCAAGAAAGGAAAAGAAAAAAACACTGCTAATAAAGCTAAACATACTAAGTTAATGAATAGAAAAATTAACAAAGTAAAGTTAGAAAAACAGTTACATAAAGAACGTTTAAAAGCAATTATTAAAAAAGCCAACGAAGCCAAAAATAATGAAGCATAGTTTAAAATATAATTTAGGCGTAGTTACTTCTTTACCTCTCTTACCTTTGCTATATTTTCAAGGAAAAAATATTAGAAAAAATGTACCAACATTACCAGAAGCAAAAGAAACTATAGGTTTTGTAAATAATAATTTCTCTTCGGATTTACACATTCTTACTATCGGAGAAAGTACAATTGCAGGTGTTGGTGTAGATTATCATATAAACGGATTTACCGGCGCTTTGGCAACAACGCTTTCTACTAAATTACAAAAAAATATACATTGGCGTGTGTATGCAAGAAGCGGATATACTGTAGCAAAAGTAACTACTAAAATAATACCTAAAATTGAAGAGACTAAAGTCGATATAATTGTTATCGGAATGGGCGGAAATGATGCTTTTACCTTAAATTCTCCAAAGAAATGGTTAAAAGATATCGAAAATTTAATTAATTCTATTCAAAAAAAGTTTCCAGAGACACCTATTTACTTTACAAACATGCCACCTATTAAAGAGTTTCCGGCATTTACAAAAACAATAAAATTTGTAATCGGAAATTTAGTTGAGATTTTGGGATCTGAACTGAAGAATTACCTTAAATCTAAAAAAAATATTTTTTATTATGATGAAGTTATCACGCTAAAAAACTGGAGTAAAAGAAACAATTTGTCTCATAAAAATTCAAGTCTTTATTTTAGTGATGGCGTTCATCCATCAGAATTAACTTATAAAATATGGGCTAAAGAAATGGCTACATTTATAAGTTCTAAATTTAAGGCATAAAAAAACCTCAAGCTTTTACTTAAGGTCTGTTTTATAAATAGATTATTTATCTATTGAGCCTAATACTCGCTTCATAAAAGTGTTTAAGGCCTCTTTTTTAGGAGCGCCATCTTTTACCATTTTATCAACTTCGATAGCTCCGTACATATTAGAAATCAACTCGCCGATAACATCTAATTCTTCATCTTTTAAAGAAGGAACCTCTGTTAAAGCTTCTAAAGTTTCTATGGTTTCTAAAACATAATCTTGATCGTTTTCTTCGATAAAATTTGTTAGGTGTTTAATTACAGGTAACTTCATAATTAAATAATTTCGCTTGCTAAGTCTTTTAAAACATCAAATTTATTTGTTTGTGCTTGATTTTTAAAACTTCCACTTTCAAAAGTTGCAAAAGTTGGCAAATTACTAACATCTGCTAATTTTCTGCTTTCTGGAAATTTTTCTGCATCTGCAATTACAAAAGCAACGCTTTCATTTTCTGAAGCTAATTTTTTAAACTTTGGCTTCATTATTCTGCAATTACCACACCAAGTAGCAGAATATTGCACAATTACCTTATCATTATTATTTACAATTTCTTGTAAATTGTCTTCTGTTAATTCTTGTAACATAGTTGTAGTTTTTTAAAATATTCGTGTTTAGAAAACTTCTAAACACGAATATTATCAATTATTTATTAGTGAGAAGCTAAATATTCTGCAGTTCCTTTTGCGTTAGGAGACATTGCATCTTTACCTTCTTCCCAGTTTGCTGGACAAACTTCTCCGTTTTTCTGAACGTGAGCGTAAGCATCAATTAAACGTAAAAATTCGTTTACATTTCTACCAACTGGCATGTGGTTTATTCCTTCATGAAAAACTGTTCCTTCCTCATCAATTAAATAAGTTGCTCTATAAGTTACATTGTCTCCTTCTACTTGTATTGTTTGAGTTGCTTCATCAAAAGTTTCATTAGAAATATCTAAAATACCTAAAATAGAAGATAAGTTTCTGTTGCTATCTGCTAAAATTGGGTAAGTTACCCCTTCGATACCACCATTGTCTTTAGAAGTATTTAACCATGCAAAATGTACTTCTGGTGTATCACAAGACGCACCAATTACAATAGTATTCCTTTTTTCAAATTCAGCTAAAGCTTCTTGAAAAGCATGTAATTCTGTAGGACAGACAAATGTAAAATCTTTAGGATACCAAAATAATAATACTTTCTTGTTCTTATTTTTTGCTTCTTCTAAAACATTAATTTTGAACGTATCTCCCATTTCGTTCATTGCGTCTACATTTAAATCTGGAAATTTTTTACCAACTGCTGTTGCCATTTTTTATAAGTTTTAAGTAATTATTAATTCGTTATTTGAGAC from Polaribacter marinaquae encodes the following:
- the lpxK gene encoding tetraacyldisaccharide 4'-kinase; this translates as MKVLRFFLFPFAILYDFVTKIRNLFFDVGVFKETSFKTPIIVVGNLSVGGTGKTPQIEYLIRLLQNRYKTAVLSRGYKRLTKGFVLVRDIHKAIDVGDEPLQYFKKFKAISVAVDANRVAGVAKLINEQNAEVVLLDDAFQHRKVKGSFNILLTKFNDLFVDDFLLPTGNLRESKTGAKRADVILVTKCPNDLDQSSKAKVLKKLKKFDKEVFFTTISYGNKVLGSKEFSTTDIANYEVLLITGIANPKPFLEFLSNLNVNFKHLEFADHHHFSEKEINDIKTNFDDLPSNKLLLTTEKDYVRLHDKLSDLCYLPIETLFLNDSKNKFDTLINSHLKEKV
- a CDS encoding Nif3-like dinuclear metal center hexameric protein, which encodes MKIKEVTNYLEELAPLNYAEDFDNVGLLVGNYNTEVSGVLVTLDTLEETVDEAITKNCNLIISFHPIIFGGLKKLNGNSYVEKVVLKAIKNDIAIYATHTALDNSNNGVSAKMCEVLGLKNQKILIPKKGIIKKLTTFVPVKDAKELQKHLFDAGAGNIGNYSECSFSVNGIGTFMGNENSNPVLGEKGKRHSENETQISILFESKNEYAVLNTLKNKHPYEEVAYEIITLENTHQNIGMGMIGELPSAMDEKEFLVYLKDKMKTACVRHSELIHKKIKTVAVLGGSGSFAISNAKRAGADTYVSADFKYHEFFKAEKSILLADIGHYESEQFTKNLLVDYLTKKFSNFAIVLSEKSTNPIYYI
- a CDS encoding Ppx/GppA phosphatase family protein gives rise to the protein MLEIKKFAAIDIGSNAIRLLISNVIISDDKEPQFKKSSLVRVPIRLGADVFVNEGIISDANISRMINAMEAFKLLMNIHGVEKYKACATSAMREASNGEVVVKEIFNKTGVKIDIIGGKEEAAIISSTDLNELIEGDNSYLYVDVGGGSTEFTVFSKGKIINSKSFKMGTVRLLNNKKSVNKEMFANVEKWIKKNTKDLKRISLIGSGGNINKLFKMSGRTEGKPISFIYLNAQYQFLKNMSYDERISELSLNPDRADVIIPATKIYLSAMKWSGARKIYVPKIGLSDGIIKSLHNNTLT
- a CDS encoding SixA phosphatase family protein; amino-acid sequence: MKTLYIVRHAKSSWEYSGIEDIDRPLKKRGIKDAHLMSKFLTKKIEKPDAFITSSANRALHTAVIFCENFGFPHANLQIKRQLYSFSDGYLVKTVNALDDGFNSAIIFSHDHGINTFVNEFGNRPIAHVTTCGVIGIQFEEKHWKNIRRGKTILVEFPKNLK
- a CDS encoding OmpA family protein, with product MIGAVAFGQDLPTNPEPGKCYVRCKTPEVWKNEDVTIEVAPAYKKIVTYPATYKTVTERVLIKEADQRLVVVPSVWETKTVTYTGKEDANSLRVVKATFSPDSQVIETKAASAVWEMSEKAPDCESSDPNDCRYWCYKPIPAKFVTVSQTVLKSDASTTKTVVPGYEKTYTKKVMVSGPTTKTIDVPAVYGSIKKIVLVKDAYQEEVTVAAKYKTVTKEVLVNKGGLTTWKEVECELVNNTPLPINWNLGSATLTSAAKRIIDARLLPILKDGVAVAIESHTDSRGTKANNQNLSERRAQAVTNYLISKGVNPSQLTGNGLGESKLTNRCADGVSCTEAEHRANRRTTFRVVNQK
- a CDS encoding thioredoxin family protein; translation: MKKIFLSPFVILFTTILFAQEDIDDLPLEDVVESKIEQPLPTANWESSYKEALNKSKKEKKPVLIYFTGSDWCGPCKVLDKKLFHSEKFKNIADKELILYEADNPRNKDLVEAKRLKETYDLIRKYHVKSYPTLVFVNHRGRMIGYKKGLILTEYYYPFINSVIENY